In a genomic window of Paramicrobacterium chengjingii:
- a CDS encoding TOBE domain-containing protein: protein MTAFRISEAAPLLGVSDDTLRRWIDSGQLASGRDTAGRIVVEGADLATHLRDSAHGPDDPVHRASSARNRFVGIVTNVISDTVMAQVELQCGPHRVVSLMSSEAVRDLELEVGSLATAVVKSTTVIVETAREN from the coding sequence ATGACCGCATTTCGCATCAGTGAGGCTGCGCCGCTTCTCGGAGTGAGCGACGACACGTTACGTCGGTGGATCGATTCGGGGCAGCTGGCATCGGGGCGCGACACCGCAGGTCGCATCGTTGTAGAGGGTGCAGACCTCGCTACGCATCTGCGCGACTCCGCCCACGGGCCCGACGATCCGGTGCACCGGGCCTCGAGCGCGCGCAACCGATTTGTGGGAATCGTCACCAATGTGATCTCCGACACGGTGATGGCGCAGGTGGAGCTGCAGTGCGGCCCCCACCGCGTCGTCTCGCTCATGTCGAGCGAAGCGGTGCGCGATCTCGAACTCGAGGTCGGCTCGCTCGCTACCGCTGTTGTGAAGTCGACGACCGTGATCGTCGAGACCGCCCGTGAGAACTGA
- a CDS encoding ThiF family adenylyltransferase — protein MALPPLVAPADRLPAGERERAARQLRLPELGEPGQRRLFAARVGVLGAGGLGSPVLLYLASAGVGTIGIVDDDVVDASNLQRQVIFSSADVGKPKSGVAADRVRSLSPHTRVIEHREHLTADNAASIFADYDLIIDGSDTFDTRYAVADACAALGIPLVWGSVLRFDAQATVFWSRPPTGPAVTLRDVFPVAPAPGEVPSCAEAGVLGALCGQLGGILVTEAVKLICGIGDALLGRMLVLDALGQRQREVPVVPDASGQSAAPALPSPATPRRPPHVALDDLNDVADATLLDVREPYEFARGSIPGAISVPLSQVLGDAASVEIHDTVVVFCEVGPRARSAARALAAAYPDADIRLLDGGYAAWSERAERSERSHA, from the coding sequence ATGGCTCTTCCCCCTCTCGTCGCGCCCGCAGACCGGCTTCCCGCCGGAGAACGCGAACGTGCTGCCCGGCAGCTGCGCCTGCCCGAACTGGGCGAACCGGGGCAACGTCGCCTCTTCGCTGCACGTGTCGGCGTTCTGGGCGCGGGAGGCCTCGGCTCCCCCGTGCTGCTCTACCTCGCCTCTGCGGGCGTAGGCACCATCGGAATCGTCGACGATGACGTCGTTGATGCCAGCAACCTGCAGCGACAGGTGATCTTCTCGTCGGCAGATGTCGGTAAGCCGAAGTCGGGCGTCGCGGCCGACCGAGTCCGGTCGCTTTCTCCGCACACGCGGGTGATCGAGCATCGCGAGCATCTCACCGCCGACAATGCGGCGTCGATCTTCGCCGACTACGACCTCATCATCGACGGCAGCGACACATTTGACACGCGATACGCCGTCGCCGACGCGTGCGCCGCTCTCGGCATCCCCCTCGTGTGGGGTTCCGTGCTGCGCTTCGACGCGCAGGCCACCGTGTTCTGGTCGCGGCCGCCGACGGGGCCGGCCGTTACGCTGCGCGATGTGTTCCCCGTCGCGCCGGCGCCCGGCGAGGTTCCGTCGTGCGCAGAAGCGGGAGTGCTCGGTGCGCTCTGCGGCCAGCTAGGCGGCATTCTCGTCACCGAGGCAGTGAAGCTCATCTGTGGAATCGGAGACGCTCTGCTCGGACGCATGCTCGTGCTGGATGCGCTTGGGCAGCGCCAGCGCGAAGTGCCTGTGGTTCCGGATGCGTCAGGGCAGAGCGCTGCACCGGCATTGCCGAGCCCGGCGACGCCGCGCAGACCGCCGCACGTTGCGCTCGACGACCTCAACGATGTCGCCGACGCGACGTTGCTCGACGTTCGCGAGCCGTACGAGTTTGCCCGTGGCAGCATCCCCGGGGCCATCTCCGTTCCCCTGTCGCAGGTGCTCGGCGATGCCGCATCCGTTGAGATCCACGACACTGTCGTGGTGTTCTGCGAGGTGGGCCCGCGCGCACGCTCTGCAGCT